A single Paenibacillus kribbensis DNA region contains:
- the nudK gene encoding GDP-mannose pyrophosphatase NudK — MNPKIRIVNEEILSDNWYVLKKITYMSEAKDGSWKSQARESYDRGNGATILLYNREQHTVILTRQFRIPTYLNGNETGLLIEACAGLLDKESAEDSIRREAEEETGYRVTKVQKICEAYMSPGSVTEILHFFVAEYTPTMKVGEGGGVAEEQENIEVMEIPFQQALEMIKEGEIKDAKTMLLLQYAQINRLLDPVPSQQHILIAGPYRSGTGDDPHLIQRNIDFMNDIALKVYEAGHLPILGEWYALPLIEKAGSQRIGDEIFNRIFHPSSVRLLKYCDAVLRVGGPSQGADEMVKAALSMGKIVYRELGDIS, encoded by the coding sequence ATGAATCCGAAAATCAGAATTGTAAACGAAGAAATTTTGTCCGATAACTGGTATGTGCTTAAGAAAATTACTTACATGAGCGAAGCAAAGGACGGCTCTTGGAAAAGCCAGGCCCGGGAATCATATGACCGTGGGAACGGGGCAACCATTCTGCTCTATAATCGGGAGCAGCATACCGTAATTTTGACGCGACAGTTTCGGATACCGACTTATCTGAACGGGAACGAGACGGGGTTATTAATTGAAGCTTGCGCCGGATTGTTAGACAAGGAAAGCGCAGAAGACAGCATACGCCGGGAGGCCGAGGAAGAGACCGGTTACAGAGTGACAAAAGTACAAAAAATCTGCGAGGCCTACATGTCGCCAGGTTCCGTAACGGAAATTTTACATTTTTTTGTTGCAGAATACACGCCCACCATGAAGGTAGGAGAGGGAGGAGGGGTTGCTGAAGAGCAAGAAAACATCGAAGTAATGGAAATTCCTTTCCAGCAAGCACTCGAAATGATAAAAGAAGGCGAGATTAAAGACGCAAAAACGATGCTGCTGCTACAATATGCTCAAATAAACCGGCTACTGGACCCCGTTCCAAGTCAGCAGCATATACTCATAGCCGGCCCTTATCGTTCAGGGACGGGAGACGATCCACATTTGATTCAACGGAACATAGATTTTATGAATGATATTGCACTTAAAGTATACGAGGCCGGTCATTTACCTATACTTGGTGAATGGTATGCACTCCCATTAATCGAGAAAGCGGGATCACAAAGAATCGGAGACGAAATCTTTAATCGTATATTTCATCCATCCTCTGTTCGACTCTTGAAGTATTGTGATGCCGTTCTTCGTGTTGGAGGCCCTTCACAAGGCGCAGATGAAATGGTGAAAGCAGCGCTCAGCATGGGGAAGATCGTTTATAGAGAGTTAGGTGATATTTCTTAG